A single window of Nitrospirae bacterium YQR-1 DNA harbors:
- the rho gene encoding transcription termination factor Rho, with protein MAITELQEKEIAELTVLAEELNVEGATSMRKQDLIFSILQAQAEKTGNLFAEGVLEILADGFGFLRSPDYSYLPGPDDIYVSPSQIRRFNLRTGEMISGQVRPPKENERYFALLKVEAINHQSPEANINRPLFDNLLPYYPTERLNLDYDPTDYATRVMELITPTGKGQRGLIVAAPRTGKTMLLQSIAKAIKINHKEVHLIILLIDERPEEVTDWKRVVSQAEIISSTFDEPPHRHCQVAEMVINRAKRQVECKKDVVILLDSITRLARAYNAVVPASGKVLSGGLDANALQKPKRFFGTARNIEHGGSLTILATALVDTGSRMDDVIFEEFKGTGNMELHLDRKLVDKRIFPSIDINTSGTRKEELLVTKDVLNKMWVLRKVLTPLSSVESMEFLLTKLRNTKTNKDFLDMMNK; from the coding sequence ATTGCGATAACCGAGCTGCAAGAAAAAGAAATTGCTGAGTTAACAGTACTTGCTGAGGAGCTAAATGTAGAGGGCGCCACAAGCATGAGAAAACAGGACCTGATTTTTTCAATACTTCAGGCGCAGGCGGAAAAGACCGGCAATCTTTTTGCCGAAGGGGTTTTAGAGATACTTGCCGATGGCTTTGGTTTTCTGAGGTCTCCAGATTACAGTTATTTACCGGGTCCTGACGACATATACGTCTCGCCTTCACAAATCAGAAGGTTTAACCTCAGGACAGGCGAGATGATCTCGGGGCAGGTGCGCCCTCCAAAGGAAAACGAGCGCTACTTTGCCCTCCTTAAGGTAGAAGCAATTAATCACCAGTCTCCTGAGGCAAACATAAACAGGCCGCTTTTTGATAACCTTCTTCCCTACTACCCAACTGAACGTTTAAATCTGGATTATGACCCAACCGACTATGCCACGAGGGTAATGGAGCTGATAACACCAACAGGTAAAGGGCAAAGGGGACTGATAGTAGCGGCCCCGCGCACCGGTAAGACCATGCTGTTGCAGTCAATAGCGAAGGCTATCAAGATAAACCACAAAGAGGTTCATCTTATAATTTTGCTGATAGATGAGCGCCCTGAGGAGGTTACCGACTGGAAACGTGTGGTAAGCCAGGCGGAGATAATAAGCTCTACGTTTGACGAGCCGCCTCACCGGCACTGTCAGGTGGCGGAGATGGTGATAAACCGGGCAAAACGGCAGGTAGAGTGTAAAAAGGACGTGGTAATCCTCCTTGACAGCATTACCAGATTGGCACGTGCTTACAATGCCGTTGTACCGGCAAGCGGTAAGGTTCTCTCCGGCGGTCTTGACGCCAACGCCCTGCAAAAACCCAAGAGATTTTTCGGCACTGCACGAAACATCGAGCACGGTGGAAGTCTTACTATCCTGGCTACCGCTTTGGTTGATACCGGAAGCAGGATGGATGATGTAATATTTGAGGAGTTTAAGGGTACCGGCAACATGGAACTCCACCTTGACAGGAAATTGGTTGATAAACGCATATTCCCAAGCATTGATATTAATACCTCCGGCACAAGAAAAGAGGAGCTGCTTGTGACTAAAGATGTGTTAAATAAGATGTGGGTGCTACGCAAGGTTCTTACCCCCCTTAGCAGTGTTGAAAGTATGGAGTTTTTACTGACTAAGCTCAGAAACACAAAGACAAATAAAGATTTTCTTGACATGATGAACAAATAG
- the ruvA gene encoding Holliday junction branch migration protein RuvA, with protein sequence MSKKPVGIVIETNGVGYEVFVPISLLSSLPDEGSDVFMYIYTHVREDALQLYGFMKEEEKGIFVKIINISGIGPRIALAILSTITTERFRKAIESEDTKTLSMVPGVGKKMAGRLILELKEKLPPPATGAPDDDYSDTLSALVNLGYKRSGCIEAIEQVSKRGVKDLETLLRESLKYLSKSN encoded by the coding sequence TTGTCTAAAAAACCTGTGGGTATTGTTATTGAGACAAACGGGGTGGGTTACGAGGTTTTCGTGCCGATTAGCCTGTTGTCATCTCTTCCTGATGAGGGCAGCGATGTGTTTATGTACATTTATACCCACGTGCGGGAAGACGCCCTGCAGCTATACGGATTTATGAAAGAAGAGGAAAAGGGTATTTTTGTTAAGATTATAAATATCTCCGGCATTGGACCAAGAATCGCTCTTGCCATACTTTCAACCATAACCACAGAGCGATTCAGAAAAGCCATCGAGTCTGAGGACACAAAGACGCTTTCTATGGTCCCTGGAGTGGGAAAGAAAATGGCCGGCCGCCTTATCCTCGAATTAAAAGAAAAACTGCCGCCTCCGGCAACCGGTGCACCTGATGACGATTACTCCGACACTCTCTCTGCGCTGGTCAATCTGGGATACAAGCGCTCCGGCTGCATAGAGGCAATTGAGCAAGTCAGTAAGCGCGGAGTTAAGGATTTAGAAACCCTTCTGAGGGAATCCCTCAAGTATCTGTCAAAGAGTAACTGA
- the dcd gene encoding dCTP deaminase, which yields MMIKNDRWIKEMAKNGMITPYSDEQVSKGVISFGVSSYGYDMRIAREFKIFTNINSTVVDPKSFDTKSFVDFEGDICVVPPNSFALGSSVEYMKIPRDVLVICLGKSTYARCGIVVNVTPLEPEWEGHVTIEISNTTPLPAKIYANEGIAQLLFLGAAEPCEISYKDKTGKYQSQKGITLPKI from the coding sequence CTGATGATTAAAAATGACAGATGGATAAAAGAGATGGCTAAAAACGGCATGATTACACCGTATAGTGACGAGCAGGTAAGTAAAGGGGTAATTTCCTTCGGTGTAAGCTCATACGGTTATGACATGCGAATAGCCCGTGAGTTTAAGATATTTACAAATATAAACAGCACTGTGGTGGATCCCAAATCGTTTGACACCAAGAGTTTTGTGGACTTTGAGGGTGATATTTGTGTAGTGCCGCCAAACTCATTTGCCCTTGGCTCATCCGTGGAGTATATGAAAATACCGCGGGATGTGCTTGTCATCTGCCTGGGTAAGTCAACGTATGCGCGCTGCGGCATTGTGGTAAACGTAACGCCGCTTGAGCCTGAATGGGAAGGACACGTTACAATTGAGATATCTAATACTACCCCGCTGCCGGCTAAAATCTATGCTAACGAGGGGATTGCCCAATTGCTTTTTCTGGGTGCCGCCGAGCCTTGTGAAATCTCTTACAAAGACAAAACCGGGAAATATCAGTCGCAGAAGGGCATCACCCTTCCTAAGATCTGA
- a CDS encoding epoxyqueuosine reductase QueH produces MKEHRGADLPPKAPTNISTKRHGADYFKSIMNTLIHICCANCAAYPLNTLAGRGVDFTGFWYNPNIHPLTEYRLRLDTLKTLQTKWNFNVIYEDIYGLDLFLKTIQNPEGSRCEKCYNMRLEETAKKAKSLNYQSFTTTLLYSIYQKFDTIAEKGGELAEKYDVEFYFEDFRTGWHKGIELSKSLSLYRQKYCGCLFSEIERYDNKRKKKR; encoded by the coding sequence TTGAAAGAACACCGCGGGGCAGACTTGCCGCCCAAAGCGCCTACGAACATCTCAACAAAACGCCACGGAGCAGACTATTTTAAAAGCATCATGAATACGCTGATTCATATATGTTGTGCCAACTGTGCCGCTTATCCGCTAAATACACTTGCCGGGCGCGGAGTTGATTTTACGGGTTTTTGGTATAACCCCAATATTCATCCTCTTACTGAATACCGATTGCGCCTTGACACTCTAAAAACACTACAGACTAAGTGGAATTTTAACGTTATCTATGAAGACATCTACGGCTTAGACCTGTTTCTAAAGACAATTCAAAACCCCGAGGGCAGCCGCTGTGAAAAGTGCTACAACATGAGGCTTGAGGAAACCGCCAAAAAGGCAAAGTCTCTCAATTACCAGTCATTTACTACAACACTGCTTTACAGCATCTACCAGAAATTTGACACTATAGCCGAAAAGGGCGGAGAACTTGCTGAAAAGTATGATGTCGAATTTTATTTCGAGGACTTCAGAACCGGCTGGCACAAAGGTATCGAGCTGTCTAAATCTCTGTCACTGTATAGACAAAAATACTGCGGCTGTCTGTTTTCAGAAATAGAACGTTATGATAATAAAAGGAAGAAAAAGAGATGA
- a CDS encoding methyl-accepting chemotaxis protein, whose amino-acid sequence MRGFFENLKVKTKLILALLLCVTGIISVIVISLGVLRTSLEDEKKIKQKHVVETAHSLLDYYYKQAKEGKITEDEAKKTAMVMVKALRYEEKEYFWINDMHPKMIMHPYKPELDGKDLSDFKDPKGTKLFVEFVETVKKNKAGYVAYIWSKPNSTVLAPKISYVKGFEPWGWIIGSGVYIDDINEKFWAEARALTIVLVIIVLITGVVFWQIIRNITGKLFRITTTVEDIADGRLFINEGVHHGSDELGCLSSDVSKMTMSLRTVVGEVIESANNVVSAVETVKGIAQRMIEGTKSQSLQAAQIATAAEEMSQTISNISRNAATTSQTTQEAMKIAGDGNTISRAAIETIDKVYTSTKDLAGMVEKLNTRSSEIGDIVTVIKEIADQTNLLALNAAIEAARAGEHGRGFAVVADEVRKLAERTIKATVEITDRITAVQSEAQETTKSMDESSQKVNEAIMYIKQVGEFLNTIEEVVKKGSDEIVHIATAIDQQSAASEEVTENIERTSIIAREIESASADVLNEANDLARVAHHLKDSISGFRL is encoded by the coding sequence ATGCGTGGTTTTTTTGAGAATCTAAAGGTTAAAACAAAGTTAATACTGGCTTTATTGCTGTGCGTAACAGGCATTATCTCAGTGATAGTAATCTCCTTAGGTGTGCTTAGAACGTCGCTTGAAGATGAAAAAAAGATTAAACAAAAACATGTGGTTGAAACAGCGCACAGCCTGCTGGATTATTACTATAAACAGGCTAAAGAAGGCAAAATAACAGAGGATGAGGCAAAAAAAACCGCAATGGTTATGGTTAAAGCTCTTCGGTATGAGGAAAAGGAATATTTCTGGATAAATGACATGCACCCTAAAATGATTATGCACCCCTACAAGCCGGAACTTGACGGAAAGGACCTTTCAGATTTTAAGGACCCAAAGGGAACAAAGCTATTTGTTGAATTCGTTGAAACAGTAAAAAAGAACAAGGCCGGGTATGTGGCATATATATGGAGTAAACCGAATTCGACAGTTTTAGCGCCGAAGATTTCGTATGTAAAAGGATTTGAACCCTGGGGCTGGATAATCGGCTCAGGAGTTTATATTGACGATATAAATGAAAAGTTTTGGGCGGAGGCTAGGGCATTAACAATTGTGTTGGTAATAATCGTCCTGATAACAGGCGTCGTATTTTGGCAAATTATAAGAAACATAACAGGGAAGCTTTTCAGGATAACAACTACGGTGGAGGATATAGCCGACGGCAGACTTTTTATTAATGAAGGAGTTCATCATGGCAGTGATGAGCTGGGGTGTTTATCATCGGATGTAAGCAAGATGACGATGTCACTAAGGACGGTGGTAGGTGAAGTGATTGAATCGGCAAATAATGTGGTTTCGGCGGTTGAGACTGTAAAGGGGATAGCACAGAGGATGATAGAGGGGACTAAGAGCCAATCGTTACAGGCTGCTCAGATAGCAACTGCGGCTGAGGAGATGAGTCAAACCATATCTAATATTTCCAGAAATGCGGCAACCACGTCTCAGACAACCCAGGAGGCAATGAAAATAGCCGGTGATGGCAACACAATATCGAGGGCGGCCATAGAGACTATAGATAAGGTCTATACTTCAACAAAAGATTTGGCCGGGATGGTTGAGAAACTAAACACCAGGTCATCAGAAATTGGAGACATTGTAACGGTAATTAAAGAAATAGCAGATCAGACAAATCTGTTGGCACTAAATGCTGCAATAGAGGCAGCCAGGGCAGGGGAGCACGGCAGGGGGTTTGCGGTTGTTGCCGATGAGGTCAGAAAGCTTGCCGAGCGAACAATAAAGGCAACGGTTGAGATAACCGACAGGATAACTGCAGTGCAAAGTGAGGCACAGGAGACAACCAAATCAATGGATGAGTCATCGCAAAAGGTAAACGAGGCGATCATGTATATAAAACAGGTTGGTGAGTTCTTAAACACTATCGAGGAAGTTGTTAAAAAAGGAAGTGATGAGATAGTTCATATAGCTACTGCCATAGACCAGCAGTCGGCAGCTTCTGAGGAGGTAACTGAAAACATCGAAAGAACATCTATAATAGCAAGGGAAATAGAGAGCGCCTCGGCAGACGTTTTAAACGAAGCTAATGATCTTGCCCGGGTTGCACACCACCTTAAAGATTCAATTTCAGGATTCAGGCTTTAA
- the dksA gene encoding RNA polymerase-binding protein DksA, translating to METLNSAETKKLTREELKKKSKRQEEILRIKTKLVNMKSQLMSEAEAAINNVPDTLTFPDLGDQASAEIDRNFMLRLRERERKLLKKIDRSLEDIEGGKYGFCETCGQEIGIKRLEARPVTSLCIDCKVEQEEEEKMRED from the coding sequence GTGGAAACTCTTAATAGCGCAGAAACAAAGAAGCTGACCAGAGAAGAACTTAAGAAGAAGTCTAAAAGACAAGAGGAAATTCTCAGGATAAAAACAAAGCTTGTTAACATGAAGTCACAGTTAATGTCTGAGGCTGAGGCTGCCATAAATAATGTGCCGGATACCTTAACTTTTCCTGACCTAGGAGATCAGGCAAGTGCTGAGATAGACAGAAACTTTATGCTCAGGCTCAGAGAGCGAGAGCGAAAACTATTAAAAAAGATAGACCGGTCCCTTGAGGATATTGAAGGTGGTAAGTACGGCTTCTGTGAGACTTGCGGTCAGGAAATCGGAATAAAGAGACTTGAGGCAAGGCCGGTCACAAGCCTCTGTATTGATTGCAAGGTAGAGCAGGAGGAAGAGGAGAAAATGAGGGAAGATTAG
- a CDS encoding radical SAM protein, with product MAEVVIVKDTKALLKVCEIFSSIQGESSYAGVPCVFVRLTGCNLRCRYCDTVYAYSEGYELTIAEVVAKVQTFGIKLVEITGGEPLLQQNTFLVTEALTEAGFTVLIETNGSISLKTLGSRTGKPVTVIMDVKTPSSEMSKHNDFSNFALLEPFDEIKFVLSNESDYRWALNLIKTYGLLQKCHILFSADTSCLSNETLALWMLRDALSVRLNVQLHKFIFSGDTRGR from the coding sequence GTGGCGGAGGTGGTTATTGTAAAGGACACTAAGGCCCTTTTGAAAGTATGTGAGATTTTCTCAAGTATTCAGGGTGAGTCATCTTATGCTGGAGTTCCGTGTGTTTTCGTTCGCCTTACCGGATGCAATCTTCGCTGCAGATACTGTGATACTGTCTATGCCTACAGTGAGGGATATGAGCTTACAATAGCGGAGGTTGTTGCAAAGGTTCAGACATTTGGTATTAAACTTGTTGAGATAACAGGCGGAGAGCCGCTTTTACAACAAAACACATTTCTTGTTACAGAAGCCCTGACTGAGGCCGGTTTTACCGTTTTAATTGAGACAAACGGCTCAATAAGCCTCAAAACACTCGGCAGCAGAACCGGTAAACCGGTTACGGTAATCATGGATGTCAAAACCCCGTCAAGTGAAATGTCCAAACACAATGATTTTTCAAATTTCGCCTTGCTTGAACCCTTTGATGAAATTAAATTTGTTCTGTCAAATGAGAGCGATTACCGTTGGGCGTTGAATTTAATAAAGACTTACGGACTGCTGCAAAAATGCCACATTCTCTTTAGTGCCGACACATCTTGTCTATCCAATGAAACACTTGCCTTATGGATGCTCAGGGATGCACTTTCTGTAAGGTTAAACGTACAGTTACACAAATTTATATTTTCAGGAGATACCAGGGGCAGATAG
- a CDS encoding anthranilate synthase component I family protein, with amino-acid sequence MPDKRAFLDIAEKGRIPPLYKEVPYKRPAAYYAGAGGKNSFLLESVKGNFNIARYSYAGFAPYLIVIYKDSTLYVESDEGVAISFKNPLNRLRELIEAYPQHHNPELPPFQGGACGMFSYDFVRYLEKIPKTATDDLKIPDAHFFMVDRVLSFDHKERKAWFVLCPGVREYKFGFNTLDVDPGVLYDKSEEEVERFCCSGAIKDVPDEPEIIAYRGAKPEILTSTDAKKLYMDMVKRTLEYIKAGDIFQANLSQRISTRINDVDSWQIYLKLSAINPSPFACYYDFDKYSIVSSSPERLVRVSLSDGINPAITDTRPIAGTRPRGRDFPEDEKLKAELLLNEKERAEHIMLIDLERNDIGRVCSYGSVKVDEMMITETYSHVIHIVSNVTGTLMAGKDCFDVIRAVFPGGTITGVPKVRCMEIIDELEPVLRGPYTGSCGYIGYGKNMDLNIIIRTFVVKDGFAHLQAGAGIVADSVPEREYFETLKKAEALLLTIRSI; translated from the coding sequence ATGCCGGATAAGAGGGCCTTTTTAGATATTGCTGAGAAGGGCCGTATCCCTCCGCTTTACAAAGAGGTTCCCTATAAGAGGCCTGCCGCTTATTACGCCGGAGCCGGTGGTAAGAACTCCTTTCTTTTAGAAAGCGTAAAGGGAAACTTTAATATTGCGCGGTACTCTTATGCAGGATTTGCCCCATACTTAATTGTGATATACAAGGATTCCACTCTTTATGTTGAATCAGATGAGGGTGTTGCCATATCCTTTAAAAATCCGTTAAATCGCCTGAGGGAACTTATTGAAGCCTATCCGCAGCACCATAACCCTGAATTGCCGCCGTTTCAGGGAGGTGCCTGTGGAATGTTTAGTTATGATTTTGTAAGATATCTTGAAAAAATTCCAAAAACCGCCACAGATGATTTAAAAATCCCTGATGCTCATTTCTTTATGGTTGACAGGGTGCTGTCGTTTGACCATAAGGAGAGAAAAGCGTGGTTTGTTCTCTGTCCGGGGGTGAGAGAGTATAAATTTGGTTTTAACACTCTTGATGTTGACCCGGGTGTTCTGTACGATAAGTCTGAGGAGGAAGTGGAACGCTTCTGTTGCAGCGGCGCAATCAAAGATGTGCCTGATGAGCCTGAAATCATAGCTTATAGAGGGGCTAAACCCGAAATCTTAACCTCCACAGATGCTAAAAAGCTGTATATGGATATGGTTAAACGAACTCTGGAATACATCAAAGCCGGGGATATTTTTCAAGCTAACCTCTCACAGAGGATTTCTACCAGAATTAATGACGTTGACTCATGGCAGATATATTTGAAACTATCTGCAATTAATCCGTCCCCTTTTGCTTGTTATTATGATTTTGATAAGTATTCGATAGTTAGTTCATCACCGGAGCGGCTTGTCAGGGTAAGCCTCTCAGACGGTATAAATCCGGCAATAACAGACACAAGGCCGATAGCCGGCACAAGGCCCAGGGGCAGGGACTTCCCTGAAGATGAAAAACTCAAAGCTGAACTTTTGCTTAATGAAAAAGAGCGTGCAGAGCACATTATGCTTATAGATCTGGAAAGAAACGACATCGGACGGGTCTGCTCATATGGAAGCGTAAAAGTGGATGAAATGATGATAACCGAGACGTACTCCCACGTAATTCACATCGTATCAAATGTAACCGGAACACTGATGGCCGGTAAGGACTGTTTTGACGTGATACGGGCGGTATTTCCGGGAGGGACGATTACCGGAGTGCCCAAGGTACGGTGCATGGAAATAATTGATGAACTGGAACCCGTGCTGCGAGGCCCCTACACAGGCTCATGTGGTTACATCGGCTATGGCAAGAATATGGATTTAAATATAATCATCAGAACATTTGTAGTTAAAGACGGCTTTGCCCATCTTCAGGCCGGGGCAGGAATTGTGGCTGATTCAGTGCCGGAGAGAGAGTACTTTGAAACCCTTAAAAAAGCCGAGGCTCTTCTTTTGACTATCCGGTCAATATAA
- the ruvB gene encoding Holliday junction branch migration DNA helicase RuvB yields MAGNKTTEAVVLEDDAVFDRALRPKKFLEFIGQDRIKKNLAVFIEATRQRSEALDHVLFCGPPGLGKTTFANIIANELKVGLKSTSGPVLERAGDLAAILTNLSDFDILFIDEIHRLPRAVEEILYPAMEDFKLDILIGQGPNARTLKLNLPRFTLIGATTRTGLLTSPLRDRFGVIDRLEFYNYDELVMIVKRSASILAVALNDDAAFEIGRRSRGTPRVANRLLRRVRDFAQVKNNGVIDLAITKFALDALNIDGRGLDDMDRKLLSTIIEKFGGGPVGIETLSAAVNEDKDTIEDVYEPYLLQEGFIERTPRGRLAAQSAYEHLNKTPRSRLF; encoded by the coding sequence ATGGCTGGCAACAAAACAACGGAGGCTGTAGTGCTGGAGGATGATGCTGTTTTTGACAGGGCGCTTCGGCCTAAGAAATTTTTGGAGTTTATCGGGCAGGACAGGATCAAGAAAAACCTGGCCGTATTCATAGAGGCAACCAGACAGCGTTCGGAGGCACTTGACCACGTCTTGTTTTGCGGCCCGCCTGGACTTGGCAAAACCACCTTTGCCAACATCATAGCAAATGAATTAAAGGTGGGGTTGAAGTCCACATCGGGGCCTGTGCTTGAACGAGCAGGGGATTTGGCCGCAATTCTTACGAACCTTTCTGACTTTGACATCCTCTTTATTGACGAAATTCACAGGCTTCCCAGAGCAGTTGAGGAAATACTGTATCCGGCAATGGAAGATTTCAAGTTGGATATTCTGATTGGGCAGGGTCCTAATGCCAGAACCTTGAAGTTAAATCTCCCGCGCTTTACACTAATTGGGGCAACCACAAGGACAGGGCTTCTGACATCTCCGCTGCGTGACAGATTTGGAGTAATAGACCGGCTTGAGTTTTATAATTATGATGAGCTTGTCATGATAGTGAAACGTTCTGCGTCAATCCTTGCAGTGGCCTTAAACGATGATGCGGCCTTTGAAATCGGGCGGCGTTCACGCGGTACGCCCAGGGTGGCTAACCGGCTGCTGCGGCGGGTGCGGGACTTTGCACAGGTTAAAAACAATGGAGTTATTGACCTGGCCATTACAAAGTTTGCACTTGATGCTTTAAATATAGACGGGCGCGGGCTGGACGATATGGACAGAAAGCTTTTAAGTACAATAATTGAGAAATTCGGCGGCGGCCCTGTCGGCATTGAGACTCTCTCTGCCGCCGTTAACGAGGATAAAGACACCATCGAGGATGTCTATGAACCGTACCTCCTTCAGGAGGGCTTTATTGAAAGAACACCGCGGGGCAGACTTGCCGCCCAAAGCGCCTACGAACATCTCAACAAAACGCCACGGAGCAGACTATTTTAA